The DNA sequence GGacgggtggtgctggtggagggtggaggaggtggatggaTCAGGGGGGGTTTGAATCTGATGTGTCAGACTTTTTAGTTTCAGGGGcaccttttgcattttttttattttttttttcttttcgctgAGGCCACTTGGAGCCGGGCAGAAACTGGAGCGGTTCAGGAGTTAATGTAAATCCCTCCGGTCACAAGCAGCTGAAAATCATTCTGACcactgaggagggaggaggagggaggaggagggaggaggagggaggccgGGGTCGACTCCATTCACCGGCTCTCCTGCTCCTGTAATCAGGAGGAGATGGATTGCCTTCAGTCTGCTCGCTCACATCAAGTGTAGGTCCATTAAACAACACAACTCGCTTTTCATCTATTCAAGAGGAAAACACgattcctcccctctctgttgTAAACTCTTTATGATACGTCCCAGTCAGAGCTGAGCAGGGGGGCCCGTCTGACCTTTACACCGCGGCCATTCAGAGCCGGTTCTTTTCAGGCGACACAAggagttttaaataaatacaccatATGATGATGTTGCTGTTAGTTTGCCTCATGATGATTTCCATCTCCAGTCAGTCACAGTTTACTCTTtatgctgcagctgcactccTCACAAATCAGGCTACATGATGTATGTTGCACGTGTTGTGGCTCAGAGAGCGgtgcagtgttttatattcCTGTGACCTCACTGCAAACGACCAGCTGCCAGATCCTTGCAGGGCTgtcttgactttttttctttctttcttcagagTAAAAACTTCACCTGCTTCTGCACGCTGAGCTCAGCAGCCTCGATTACTCTCAGGGCTGCGCTGGATCTGCTCGCTCAACTGCTGTAGCGACGCCGAGCGCTGCCTGCACCGCAGAGAAGCAGCTGAAAAGCTACTTGGTGGTGAAGTGGAAAACTTTAGCAGCCTTTGGTCAGTGGTACATTTTCCACTGTGTGCAGCAGCTTATGTTCACAACCTCAGCAGAAAAACCTCAGCATCTACTGCCCCTTCtgtcagagcagacaggaggatgaAACACCTTCAAGATGACTGAACTGCAAACACTCATTCATTAACAAACAGTGAGAGACTTAGAGCTCAACAGATCCTGAACCAGTGTAGAAATATTGGCACTTTAACGATCAATAAAGATCCCTGGAGTGACACAGAGTGGAGAGCTGAGGACTGGTGAATGCTGCCATCTAGTGAGAAAGTAAAAAAAGCTGAGAAGTGGAATATAATGGAATACAGTGGAATAAAATCAATCTAGATTTCTGATGTGGCTCAAATAATCTATTTAAAAACATGTGCAATCTATAATCATAACTTTCCCTCTGATCTGCTCATCAGTCTGAGGAATCTTTTTATCATTAAAGAAATCCATTGTTACAGAACAGACTGTGTGAAAGGTACCAGGATCTGTGAGGCAGAACCAAGACTCCCTGCAGCACCAGTGGGGGAGGTGCATGGTTCTGGACAGGTCCACATCTAACTCCATCCAGCTCTGTATCCATGACATTCCTCTGCAAAGCCGTGGTCCATATTCTgcaggacaaaacacacaacagtgagGAACTAAAGAGAAActaaaagcatgaaaacagtgaaatgtagAGCTGGTGTTCcacacctgcagcctcaggCCTCTATCAGTCCGaatcctcctccacctcccagtcTGCTCGCTCCAGGTACGGACTGGACTCCTGCAGGTAAACAAAGACCAGCAGTCTTCAGAACTCATCACTAACCAGGCTGTAAACTGAGCGTCTGTCGCTGACTGCATCCTCACTTGCACCTGGGCAGGTAGGTAGGACTCTGGGAGATGGAGTCCTGACAGCCACATTACTTTACCGCCTCCTTCATCCCCCTGGTGGACACAAGAAGCACAACAATATATTCTCACTGTACTCTAATGCCAGAATCTGTGACAGTGTGCTGTTGCTCTTCACAGCACTTCTGGAAATGGATCATCCAGTTGCTGAGGGACTGAAGAGGCTCAGCTGCCAAAAGGCAGGGATATGACATGAAAGAGGGCTTGAGCTCGTACCCACCTCACCAGCCAAGGCCTAGAGGACACAGGTGAGTTAGAGGAGATAAATCCATCTGTGAGGCAGAATGCaaacacctgtctgtctgctctaGTGTCTCACCGTCTGCAGCTCATGCAGAGTTTGGTGAAATGTTGTAGTTCTTGAAGCAGCACCACTGAGCTCAGGTAAATGTCTGGGCCAAACTTCTAATGGATCACGTCCAGGTCAGATAACCTGGGTCACCAGTGATGCTTCCAACAGACTCACCTGAGGCCTGACAGACTGCACAAAGAGCCAACATGACCAGAGATGCAGAAGAACGGGTGGAAATgatctgtattgtttttataaTCTCTCTCTGGAGAGCTCAAGTTCCAGTCGGCAAGTTTACAAAGCTACAACTGTTAGCctcagtttgtgtctctcatATAATGTCAAAGAGGCGACATGTTGAGAGAAGAAATCACAAAATATTCAATGGGGGTAAAACATGCtcacatatatttatttattccataactgaataaacaagctgttctcagaggaaaagaaggtccacagaatgctgtttgaagctggaaaggtggcagggtccgccacataaacaaagtaaaacactatgaaattgtgtttgtgtgtcatttaaggtcagtttgtttatttaatcatgaaaacagagataATTTATTTAGTAAGTTTATTTTGGCATAgaaaaatctgttaaaatgatcttttctcctctgattaaactACATTGTGCATCTTTAACCTTTTAAGAATTGAAAACGTTAACGAGCATTACTTTCTGATTAACCTGCCGCCATTAccctgctgtttgctgttacAAGTTTAACCTTGGCTGTTGCCACAGCAACATCAAACCCCTGGAGGTTTGTGGTGCTGCTGAATCGAGGGACATTTTCCCCAGAACGTTGACTGGAAGGCGACTATCTGTCGAGATCACGTCTCAGACTGAAGAGAGCTTCTGAAAACCTTGATGCTTAATTCAGAATCAAATTGGAACCCAGACTGTATTTTAATTAATCTTTAATTTAGTGTTGTGGCTGCACATGATCGACTAACAAGCCAACCACACTGATGTAATGTAAGAAGTGTATCTTGTCACAACATATCTGCGTTAACATACTGCACTATATTAGTCACAtcttgtttgttagtttgtttgtatttgttttaatttcctcaTTATGTTAGTTTTGGAGGCAGATACTAACTGAGagcttcagctgtttttgtcaaagaCTGACAAATCCCATGACAAGTCCCCTGATCTCCTGGTATAATTGGTACATTAATGATTGGTTATGAATCAGACATTTACAAATAGATGAGTAACCATTCTGATTTGATTTCTGAGTCCGTCTCCAGTTTTAAAATGCATAAAGTCGGTCAGACGTTTTGTTGTCGACTTGCTGGTCACAACCCAGATTCAATAAGAAACATGGTTAAGAACaactcaaacaaaaatacaatttatttttgACATAAGGATGATTTTCTCAAAAGAATTAGAGCATGGAGTGTTTGtcaatgaaaaaatacagttctTCATATTAAGATCAAAAGCGGGAGAAGAAGGGCCGCGTCAGAGGAAATCTCAACACCCCTTCAACCAACCAAAGCCATAAAACGTCAACTAATGGCAAGTAACTGCTGATCATACTTCACTTGCTCCAGAAAAAACAGTGACCGCCACCTGAAACGTCGAAGATTTGACTCCGTTATCTGTGGCAGTTTCTCACTGAAGCAAACTGTGGCCGGTGAAAAAGTGCAGACATCTCAATAAACGTGACAATGACGCCTTTAAAGTCTCctctcatcagaaaaacaaccctgTTCCTCACAATATTAACACATCCACTAAATTAGCAAATACTTTCTAATGGCCGATATTAGTACATCGTTAAATCTTCGTCTAATAATACAGTCGAGCCGCGGTGTCGAACACGGATGTCACGGCTCCCGACCAGCTGAGCCGGGTCGACAGAACGGGTGGTTAAAGTTCTCCATGCGTGGAATGTTAAACGGTTCAGAAAGTGGCAGACGCGTAGGCAACACTGTGAATGCATGTACAAATCATATCCCATcaacattcatatttaattcagagaggaacatttaaaatataataaattaaaaaataattctgtAAAAGTATTTACACCTCATTACACACCCGCCTGAGCACTTCTCAAGACTGAAAAGCCAAAAGATCCTTTtgcagtgtttctttgtttttttttttgtttgggggggaaaaagggaaacGAAGGGAAGTCGTACAGTCTGCTGTCATTTGGTTGTACTTCTGTAAGGCAGTCAGTGCAACAGAAAAGTGGAGCAAACCCGAAACCCTGACAGTTGTCTGGAAACCACACCTGCCAAAACTGAAACTCATCAAATGCTGGAAAATTTACAATTATGCCTCAATTAATGCCAAAAAAATAACTAAtacagaagagaagaaatggagggaaacagaaaaacaataaatacagatttgttttcttaaatattattcttaaaaaggaaagaataaTATTTGAGCAGCATCATCCCACGAACGAGACGACAAGCGTCAACTGTCATCTCAAACTACAAGCACGTTTTTCTAATCGTTTTAAACGTTTGGTCGATGTGGTTCTCCGTACAGGCGACGTCAACAGCTGCTCACAAAATGTTCTGCAGTGACGCGGACAGATTCTCGTacaaaaaacctttttataCACACGTGTTTCTTAGAAAGTACACTCCGTTTGTGTTCTTGAGACTGTTGGGAGGGCAGTGTGTTCCAGTCCAACGTTGGCTGAAGCTCTTTACACAACAAATTGTTAAAAAGactaaaaagaaatcaaaaaaatcGCCTCATGACATCTCTGGAATATGTGTTTTCTAAGCATGAAACCCTGCCGGCTCGTTGTGGCTCCGTTTAACATCAACTAGCGCCAAACAGTGTTTCAAGATAAGTCTCTTCACAGTAAGCCGTCGTGTTCGAAGCTGGAGGGCAGGAGGGAGAAGGCAAACGGGCAGAACTTGACTCCAGTCCCACCGTAGAATTTATTCTGAAACTCCAccctgaggaggaaacaaacagctgctgtgagCAAACGACAATGAGACAATTCAAGGCGCTCGACGGACGCACTTTCATGTTCTCCGTCGTCTTACCAGTGCAGCCGGAGGGCATGAAGGAATGCAGACAGCCCCTCCATCACCAGGAGGATGGACACAGTGAGAACGGCGAACAGGCCAAACACGGGTACCAGGAACAAAACCCCCAGACTGGAGTCCATCCGTAGCCCCACTCGCATCACCATGGCCCACAGCACCTCGGACAgctctgagagcagagaaaccAGCGAGTGATGACGACATTTGATGCCTCTGATACAATATGAACATGAGtgtgaaccacacacacacacacacacacacggtcataAACACATATCAGAGATATTAAATGGTCGTTTGGTTTTGCCTTCATAAGACGGCCCTGTAATCAGTTTTCCTTTTAATTCTAATTTATGTGAAATCAATTGACACAGTTTAATATACCTTGAAATTCTACACAAGATCACATTTCAAGCTGTTCCgcttaaaaatgtgcttttattgaGATGCTGCccttcatttgtctgtttgatcGTTCAGGAGAGTTTCCATTTGTTTGGTTGGTgttcatttaataaatgtgtcttCCTTTAAACTGCAACATGcttggttgttttgtgttgacCATCATTACAGTACGTTACGGCCTCCTGCAGGAGGTACACCAAAACAGCTCCGACATCTTTGTACACAACCACAAGAAGAAAAGTAAATGGGGAATAAAATGTTAAGAGATTTGTTGATTTGGAACTAAACAAAGTTCCTCCTGAGTTATTTCCATTGGTGTGTTTAGAGCGATGTGAGGGAAAGACAGACTACACCTGTAAAAGTCATACTCACGGGCATGTGCCAGGCTCAGAGCCCAGAGCCTCAGGTAAGACGCTGTGTTGGAGACACAACCCAGGCAGTACTCTATAGTGTGGATGGCCTGATGCAGAAGCTCATCTGCAAAGTCAAACTGttgcaacagaaaaacaaaactcatcagcATCACTGATAGTCACAGAAGAAGGGAAGTTGAAGGTGAATGGGTACTGATCCAGATGTTGTGctgtcttcacctcctctgtcgTGTTCTCTCCGCTGGAGGAGAGATCACTGTGACTGCTGCCCTCCTCCATGTCGTGAGCCCTCATCAGGTAGAGTTCCTCTTCACTATTACGCCGCACACGCTCGTATccctgagagaaacacacagaggaacgAATGAGATTTACAGTTGGTTTTTTCAGATTTACGcatatatacacagacagacgTTTCAAACACTCACCCTGTACAGTCCAAGGCGGTGGCTTCCGTTGTGAAGCCAATAAAGGTAGACTGGTTTCCccaggaggaggacaggcacTGAAAGAACGGCAATGACCACCAAAAATATCTGCAGGCCAGTCTGGAAGAAGTAAAACAATGCTGTCATCAACGGTCTCTGTGACATTATCTAACAACATTAGATTTAATCTGTCTGGTCAGTGACGCTGTAGCAGGAAAGGAGCTACATTAGCTTCTCACCTGGCCTGGATAGAGGGGCTGCAATCCATCCCCCTGCATGAGGAACATGTTTATGAAGTGGATGAGGATGCTCGGGGCGTTTCTGGAGTCCTTTGCAGAGAAGGCAAGCCACTTGTACAGTATCATAAACACCAGGTAGCCAAACAGAcacagcaggaacaggagctCAGGAAGAAACACCAAGTACAGGTTGTACTTCTTCCTAAAGTGCCTGTTTATGGTGATACAAATAAAGGCAGGCTGTTAGAAACTGTAACATCCAATGAGGGCTTAACAagataaaaaacataaacaaaacaaagtggcACTTACAGGTAATTATAAGTGCTGAGGACGACTCCGAAGCTCATGTGTATGATGCCCAATATCACGGACATCTTCATCTTATAGGAGTTCAGAAATGTGAGGCGGTTGGATGCCAAGTTCCAAATCTTTCCAACAGACAGAGGACATACAGCAAATTGacattattcattttaacacCACAATCTGCAtcttaaatacaaatacattgaTCCAGTTTTCTGTATCAGCACCAGACACTACTGCTCCATGTGAGTGGCTGTTTTTATATCCCAAACGATGATGTATAAAGAAAATTTGTATCAGATGGATTCACAAACTCATGGGACAAGTTATTAACAGTGTCAGGAGAGAAAAGGTGTCACTGAAGCATCTGATCAGTTCATTTGAGAAAGGGGGCGTTACAGATCTTTTGTATTGTAGGTGCATTTCAGAATCTAACAGGACCGCCACTGACATAAGTTATGAAAGCTGCTAGTTGTTCTTTTCCAGCAAAAGTAGTGATATGCAAAGAGCAAACTTGTGTGGTAAACTGGAAGCTTTTTAAGCATTTATATATGCACTCAAAAAACATGCTTGCGTATGTTTACAAGTGTAACTTTAAGTGCACATATCCTggtgaaataaaacacttcaaagTGCTTTTAAACCCAGATTGTAGGCTCTTAAATAATACCACAGAAATCTCTATATATGAGGTGTAACATGTTAAATCACTGTAATTCGTGATCACTACCAGTCTCTAGTTTCTCTGCTCACCGGGTCAATTCCCAGAGGATACGGTCCTTTGAAAACTCCAGTAACATTTGGATCCAGAGTGAGAAAACGATTCTCATGCATATCCTCTTTCCTGTCAGGCACAAATAAAACCATCAGTGTCTGTAAAATGCATGTCGTTACAAAACAAGTCCATGTCATCGTGTCTTGCAGTTCCTCagacaacatgtttttcattgcaGTACTTCATTGTAAGAAAATCACACTGATGCACTTCTGGGTTTgctgagctgtttttaaaatgcagtaCTCACTTCCACCCCATGGCCTTCACACTCCAGCCAGAACCAAAGATGTTAAGTGACTTTGAGAAACAGTCGTTGTATATCAGGCCAGTGTAGATGGAGAACAGTCCCATCATCAGGATGATATAACGCCCCTCAAAGAACGTGTTCCAGATCTGCTCGAACACATCAAATCACTCAGTTacacttcagacacacacacacacacacacacacactcacacaggtaTTTCTTCGGTCACATTAGGGAGCTTTCACATGAGAACTCACTCACctcatttcttgtgtttttaagtttGCGGTTGTTCTCGCACAGCACCATCCACGCCGCAAACAGAGCCATGATGACTCCGTGGCCCAGGTCCCCAAACATCACAGCGAACAGGAATGGGAACGTGATGATTGTGAAAGGAGCTACAGACGAGAAATGTCACACAATcgaaaaaataaagtttaacaaaaatattcacatcatCAGGAAAACCAACGTTAGGAAATCAATCAATTTTCCCTCCAGTGACCTTCCTTCACATtggctgtcaatcaaaacctTTAATGTGTCGCACTCTGATAATTCCTACCAACTAACAAttgcaagaaaatgaaaaaaaatactcgCTTCAGTTCCCTGAGGAGCTTTTAAAGGATTCTGCCTCTCTATCAGATAATTAATGTgcacaaaacactgacacagcaaCTTAAAACTCATTTATTACTTGTCGTATAGTTGTATACAGCAATAATAATGTATGGCTGTAATAAaatttgatttagttttatATACAGAAAGGGAAAAGGGATGATAAAATCAGTAACTCACCAGGGTTGACCTCCCTGTAGCTGCCCACTCCGTAGGCATCCACAATGTTCTGGAAGCCAGAGGTAAACTTGTTGGTCCTGATCAGGGTGGGGGGAGTGTCGCTGGTGGGGATACGATTGACAAAGGAAGGAACGGTCGCTCCacttttcctctgaaatgtcaACGTCATATCAAAATGTCAGCATCAACCACGTGTTCAAACATCAGATTAACTGCACAAAGAAGGCACCAaagataacaaataaacaagagaAAGATGTGGACGtaatgtctctttgtgtttcaacagtttaggcaaaaaaaaacccaacaataaTTAAAGAGCCAGTTGTGgggaaaagataaataaactACTGTCAGAACAATGAACCTATTAATGCATCTGTATCCCAAATAAACACTCTGTCCTCTTTAGCCTGCAAACTGAATGCACAGTGGCCTTTCAGTACCCTCACCGAGAGAGCAAAATTAAAGCAATGCCTCACACAATACTTGCGTTTGTAAAAGCAAACGCCCCAGTTCATGAAGCAACTGCCCCGggtaaataaacagaagaagaaagctTAGAGTGAAGCGAAAGTCAAACAGAGTAACGCTGCTGAGAGCTTCCTCACCGATCCTTCTTCTAGGGCCCTCCGCAGCGTGGGAATATCAGTGACGGGACACCACACCTCGGCGATCAGACACTTGTTAGTAACGTCAAAGCTACAC is a window from the Acanthopagrus latus isolate v.2019 chromosome 5, fAcaLat1.1, whole genome shotgun sequence genome containing:
- the atp6v0a2b gene encoding V-type proton ATPase 116 kDa subunit a, which gives rise to MSSLLRGEEMCLAQLFLQSGSAYDCISELGELGLVEFRDLNPSVTAFQRKHVNEIKKCEEMERILGYLLREVKKADISLPERDVNPVAPLPKHVMAIMEQLQRLEVELGEVTRNKEKLQRNLLELTEYTHMLRITRNFVQRAAEREPLQVQYEEFPFLEKETVMDYSSMQRLGAKLGFISGLIQRVKIEAFERMLWRVCKGYTILSYAEVEEYLENPDTGEPTKCVVFLISYWGDQIGQKVKKICDCYHCHVYPYPSSNEERNDVVEGLRTRIQDLHTVLNRTEDYLRQVLIKASESVYTWVIQVKKMKAIYYILNLCSFDVTNKCLIAEVWCPVTDIPTLRRALEEGSRKSGATVPSFVNRIPTSDTPPTLIRTNKFTSGFQNIVDAYGVGSYREVNPAPFTIITFPFLFAVMFGDLGHGVIMALFAAWMVLCENNRKLKNTRNEIWNTFFEGRYIILMMGLFSIYTGLIYNDCFSKSLNIFGSGWSVKAMGWKKEDMHENRFLTLDPNVTGVFKGPYPLGIDPIWNLASNRLTFLNSYKMKMSVILGIIHMSFGVVLSTYNYLHFRKKYNLYLVFLPELLFLLCLFGYLVFMILYKWLAFSAKDSRNAPSILIHFINMFLMQGDGLQPLYPGQTGLQIFLVVIAVLSVPVLLLGKPVYLYWLHNGSHRLGLYRGYERVRRNSEEELYLMRAHDMEEGSSHSDLSSSGENTTEEFDFADELLHQAIHTIEYCLGCVSNTASYLRLWALSLAHAQLSEVLWAMVMRVGLRMDSSLGVLFLVPVFGLFAVLTVSILLVMEGLSAFLHALRLHWVEFQNKFYGGTGVKFCPFAFSLLPSSFEHDGLL